GCCGTGATCGGTCTCCACGTGCGCGCCCGTCGGGGAGTGGACGATCCGCCGGACCGGTTCCTCTAGGCGGATCGTTCCCTCCGGCAGGTCGGCCGCGAGGCGCTCCGCCAAGCGTTGCGCACCGGAGCCGACGCGGTACGCCTGGGCACCGCCGACGGTGTCGAGCAGGGCGGTGGTGCCGCCGCCGGAGGTCACGTAGAACAGGGTGTCCAGGAGGGAGACCTCGCCTGCGTCGCACGACAGCAGCCCGCCCGCGATGACCCTGCCCACGTAGCGCACGGCCGTGTCGGGCGCGTTCTGCGTCGACAGCCAGGCGGCGAGCGTGAGGGTGTCCCATTCCTGTGCCCGCGGGTGGTCCCAGGGCCGTTCCGGGAAGATCTGGCGGCTGAGGTCGTCCAGGCGATCGAGGAGGGCGACGATCTCGTCGGGTCTGCGGTCCGGCCGGGTGCCCCCATAGTCGAGGATCGGACGCCCGTACTCGGGTGTCGGGTAGGTCTCCAACCCGTATTCGGCGATGAGGCGCTGCATGTGACGCTGCGTGGGGCCGACCCACTGGCCGCCCAGGTCGAGCTGCGTCCCGTCCGGTAACACCCGCGTCAGGACACGGCCGCCGACCCGGTCGCGCGCTTCGAGCACGATCGTCCGCAGCCCGGCGCCGACGAGCGCATGGGCGGCGCTCAGCCCCGCGAAGCCCGCACCGACCACCACCACGTCGCTGACCGTCACGCCGACGCATTACCCCGGCATGTGCGCGGCACGCGACCGGCGCAGGTCACCAGACCGATTCTTGGGTACGAGAAGACCCCGCCCCGGGGATCACGTGATCCCCGGGGCGCGGAACGGTCAGGTGCCGATGACGCCGCCGTCGTTCTTGCGGATGACGACGGTGGCGGAACGGGGCCGGCTCGCCGGGTCCTTGTCGGGCCAGGAGCTGACCGCGTTCGGGTTCTGCGGGGTCGGGGCCGAGTTCGGGGCCCAGAAGGGGGTGGCCTCGCCCGGGTGCTGGATGTTGACGAAGAGGGTGCGCTGGTCGGGGGCCATGGCGAAGCCGGTGACCTCGCAGCCGCGCGGGCCCACGAGGAAGCGGCGGATCTCGCCGGTCCTCGTGTCGGCCGCCAACATCTGGTTGTTGCCGATGTGGTCGTACTTCTTCGACGCGAGGTTCTGGGACGAGTTGGAGATGTCGGTCTGGATCCACAGCCGGCCGTCGCGGTCGAAGCCCAGGCCGTCGGGGGAGCCGAACACGTCCTCCGGGGCCAGCTTGACCGTCGGGTCGTACGCCGGGTCGCCCGCGAGCAGGAAGATGTCCCACTCGAACGACAGGGCGGTGTTGTCGCCGCCCCGCTCGCGCCAGCGGACGATGTGGCCGTACGGGTTCGGCTTGCGCGGGTTGACGTCGTTGTCCCAGCCCGACCCGTTCGTGAGGGTGAGGTAGACGTCCTTGGTGTGGGGCTGGACGGCGACCCACTCGGGGCGGTCCAGCTTGGTGGCGCCCACGGCGTCGGCGGCCGAACGGGTGCGGAGCAGGACGTCCGCCTGGTCCTTCCAGCCGTTCTCCACGGTCAGCGGGCCGGTGCCGTGCGCCAAAGGCAGCCACTCGCCGGAGCCGTCGTCGTTGAACTTCGCGACGTACAGCGTGCCGTGGTCCAGCGGGCTCTTCCGCAGGGCGCGTAGCCGACGCCAGGGGGCGCTGCCGACGAACTTGTAGACGTACTCGCCGTCCTGGTCGTCACCCGTGTAGACGACGATGCGCCCGCGCGACTCGGTGACCGTCGCGCCCTCGTGCTTGATGCGGCCGAGGGCGGTGCGCTTGACCGGGGTCGACTCCGGGGCGAACGGGTCGATCTCCACGACCCAGCCGAAGCGGTTGATCTCGTTCGGGTTGACGGCGAGGTCGAAGCGCGGGTCGGCCTGGTGCCACTTGTAGCCGAACCCGGCGGCGTTCACGCCGTAGCGGGCCTGCTCGGCGTTCGGCTTCCACGTGGTGTCGGTGGTGCCGAAGTAGCTGTTCCAGTTCTCCTCGCAGGCCAGGTACGTGCCCCAGGGGGTCTGGCCGTTGGAGCAGTTGTTCAGCGTGCCCATGGCCGGGTTCTTCGCCTGCAGGGCCGCGTGCGCGCGGCCCACGGGGCCGGAGAACGTGACCGGGGTCGAGCCGGTGACGCGGCGGTTGTACTTGGAGTCGACGTGCTTCCAGCGGCCGTCGACCTGGGCGACCCGGACGACGCTGACGCCGTGCGCGGCGAGCGACTTGGCGACCTTCTCCTTGGTCATCTGGGCGTCGCCGTCCGGGAACAGCAGCACCTGGTCGACGTACTCGTGGTTGAGCACGAGCAGCCCCTGACGGGCGCCGAACGGGCCCGCGCCGAGGGGGAAGAAGCTCATCCCGTCGTGGTTCATGCCGATCTGCAGGGCCTGCTCGGCGGCGGTGTTGGAGGCGTCCTTCTTCCACTGCGGGCCGCGCGAGTTCAGCGGCGTGCCCCAGGGGATCAGCACCTCGGCCGAGTAGCCCGCGGGCACCTTGATCGCGTCGTCGGTGCTCGGGGTGACGGCCTGGAAGCCCAACAGCCGCCTTCTGCCCTTCGCGTCAGGGGCCGCGGCGGCCGTGCCGCCGGTCGCGCCCACGACACCCGCCGCGCCCAGGAAGCCCGCGGCGGCGACCACGGTGCCTCCGCGGATCACCGACCGTCGCGACATCCGGGACTGGGCGACCTCGTGGAAGGTCGCGTTCCCCGACGGGTTGGAACTGGTGTCGTCAGGGTCCACGGGGCGGACGCCGTTCTCGGTCATGAAGCACCTCATCGCTCTGCACCGGCGGTGAACCGGCAGGTCACACGTCACGGGAAACCTAGAGCGCGCCAATTGCGGCAGAGGGGCCTCGAGGTGAACAGACCCTGACCAAACCCCTCGCCGGCCGGGAGGTCACACGGAGGTCGGCAGGGGCCGGCCGCCGTTCAGCGCCACCGCGTCGAGGGCCGCCTGGACCAGGTCGTACGGCCGGCGGGTCTTGTCGGCGTAGACCCGGTGCACGTTGAACGCGAGGCGTTCGGCGTCGGCCCATGCGGCGAACTCGCCCAGGTCGACCCGTTGCGCCGCCTCCAGCGGGCTGACGCCGTCGCTGAGGCCCTCGTCGGCGGTCGTCAGAACGAAGCGGTAGTAGCGCTCGTGGGCGGCGAGGACGTCCGGCAGCTCGGCGGCGGCGCAGAGCGGGCCGTGGCCGGGTACCAACCGGTCGGGCTCGTAGGCGGAGATCCAGTCCAGGGTCCGCAGGGCGCCCACGACCGAGCCCATCGCGAGCATCGGCGTCAGCCCGTGAAAGATCAGATCGCCGGAGAACAGCACCCGTTCCTCGGGCAGCCAGGCGATGACGTCGCCCGCGGAGTGGGCGGCGAATCCGGGGTGGCACAGCTCCACCCGCCGGTCGCCGAGGATGACCGCCAGCTCGGACGTCATCGTGACGTCGGGCGGGCGGCGAGTGACGGCCCCCCAGTCCGGCACCGGCTCCCACAGCGGCGGGCAGCCGTCGATGATGAAGTCGTCGACGATGCCGCGCCGGGTCTCCTCGTGCGCGATCAGCACGGTCGTGTCGGGCAGCAGCGAGTTGCCGTACGTGTGGTCGCCGTGCAGGTGCGTGCTGACCGCGTACCGCAGCGGGGCGTCGCCGGTCGCCTCCCGCAGCGCCGCGAGGAACCGGCGGGTGCGCGCCTCGGTCGCGCACGTGTCGACCACGAGGGTGCCGCCGGGACCCGTCACCGCCCCGGCGTTGCTGACCCACCAGGTGCCGGGCGGCTGCACCCAGGCGAAGACGCCGTCGGCCACCTCGTGCAGGGCCGCCTTCTCCGGGGCGGCGTCGGTGTCCCGGCTCGCTGACGTGGTCATGGGCGCGAAGTCTACCGACAATTCCGATCCGACCCGGGTTGGGGGGCGCGTTTCGGGTGGCGGCTTTCTTGCTTTATGGTCGGCATTTCGGGAAGTCTTTAATGCGGTGCCCGGTGACGGCCGGTGACCGAGCGCCCCCGACCCGCTGGAGTGCATCGCCGTGGAACCCTCGCGTGAAGTCGCCGGACCGCGGGCACGGCACGTCCGTACGTCGCTGCTGGTGATCTACAGCCCGCTCGCGGAGGACTGCCGTCGCTTCTATGAAGGGCTGGGGCTGGAATTCGCCCTGGAGAGGCACGGTGCGGGGCCCGCGCACTACGCGGCCGTGCTGTCCGACGGCGCGGTCTTCGAGATCTATCCCGCCACCGCCGAACGCCGCACCGGCGCCCTCCGCCTGGGGTTCGCGGTCGACGCGACCGCGACCACGCCGCGGCTGGACACGGGCCGGCATCTGCTGCGCGATCCCGACGGCCGAACGGTCGAGGTGCACGTGGACTGATCGAACGGGCCTTATGCGCACACCCCGCGATGGAACGTCCAAGGCGTAAGGGAATGATTCATCGGGTTCTTGTTGAAATCGTTCCGGGAGTTGGGCCAAGATCTGTGCCGAGGTGCGCTCACGCCCCCGCAGGGGCGCGTCTTTCACATCGACCCCTCTCGGAGGCATCTCATGCGGAGACTGGCCGCGGTGACGACGGGTGCGACGCTGACCCTGACGATGATCGGCGTCTCACCGGCCTCGGCGACGGCGCCGGTCCCGACCACGATCTGGTTGAAACTCACCCCGGTCCCCGGGCTCGTCGGCGACGAGGTGCGCATCGAAGGGGCGCTGACCCGCGTCAACGGCACCGGACTGGGCGGCAAATCGGTCCGACTGGCCATCGGCAACCCGGACGGCTCGGAGCGTCGTTACCTCGCCACGGTGACGACCGGATCGAACGGGGCGTACTCCCGTACCGTGCGGGCTCCCCTGAACGGGCACTGGCAGGCCGTTTTCGAGCCGGAGGACGGAGACGACCACGCCTACGCGTTCTCCCGCACCGCCTGGGTCCCCCTCCGCTACCGGACGCGGATCGTCGGCTACTCGGCCGGCCCCCGCGTGGCGGCGCTCGGGTCGAAGATCACCGTCAAGGGCCGCGTCCACAAGCTGGGCGTTCCGAGCGCCTTCCCCCTCGTGGGCGGGCGGGTCGAGCTGCTGTGGTCCGGGGACGGCCGGACGTGGCGTCGGCACGCCCACGTCGCCACCAACCGCTACGGCGACTTCCGCTTCCAGCCGGTCATCAACCGCGACGGCTACTGGACGACGCGACTGCCCGCCGCCGGCGACCATATCGGCACCTCGACCGGTGTCACCTTCGTGGACGGCCGGTTCCGCACGCGGCTGTCCCTCAACGCCGCGCCCGAGCCGCTCAAGCGGGGCCGGAGCCTCACCATCTCCGG
The DNA window shown above is from Thermomonospora umbrina and carries:
- a CDS encoding MBL fold metallo-hydrolase, with the protein product MTTSASRDTDAAPEKAALHEVADGVFAWVQPPGTWWVSNAGAVTGPGGTLVVDTCATEARTRRFLAALREATGDAPLRYAVSTHLHGDHTYGNSLLPDTTVLIAHEETRRGIVDDFIIDGCPPLWEPVPDWGAVTRRPPDVTMTSELAVILGDRRVELCHPGFAAHSAGDVIAWLPEERVLFSGDLIFHGLTPMLAMGSVVGALRTLDWISAYEPDRLVPGHGPLCAAAELPDVLAAHERYYRFVLTTADEGLSDGVSPLEAAQRVDLGEFAAWADAERLAFNVHRVYADKTRRPYDLVQAALDAVALNGGRPLPTSV
- a CDS encoding glyoxalase/bleomycin resistance/dioxygenase family protein, with the protein product MEPSREVAGPRARHVRTSLLVIYSPLAEDCRRFYEGLGLEFALERHGAGPAHYAAVLSDGAVFEIYPATAERRTGALRLGFAVDATATTPRLDTGRHLLRDPDGRTVEVHVD
- a CDS encoding PhoX family protein — encoded protein: MTENGVRPVDPDDTSSNPSGNATFHEVAQSRMSRRSVIRGGTVVAAAGFLGAAGVVGATGGTAAAAPDAKGRRRLLGFQAVTPSTDDAIKVPAGYSAEVLIPWGTPLNSRGPQWKKDASNTAAEQALQIGMNHDGMSFFPLGAGPFGARQGLLVLNHEYVDQVLLFPDGDAQMTKEKVAKSLAAHGVSVVRVAQVDGRWKHVDSKYNRRVTGSTPVTFSGPVGRAHAALQAKNPAMGTLNNCSNGQTPWGTYLACEENWNSYFGTTDTTWKPNAEQARYGVNAAGFGYKWHQADPRFDLAVNPNEINRFGWVVEIDPFAPESTPVKRTALGRIKHEGATVTESRGRIVVYTGDDQDGEYVYKFVGSAPWRRLRALRKSPLDHGTLYVAKFNDDGSGEWLPLAHGTGPLTVENGWKDQADVLLRTRSAADAVGATKLDRPEWVAVQPHTKDVYLTLTNGSGWDNDVNPRKPNPYGHIVRWRERGGDNTALSFEWDIFLLAGDPAYDPTVKLAPEDVFGSPDGLGFDRDGRLWIQTDISNSSQNLASKKYDHIGNNQMLAADTRTGEIRRFLVGPRGCEVTGFAMAPDQRTLFVNIQHPGEATPFWAPNSAPTPQNPNAVSSWPDKDPASRPRSATVVIRKNDGGVIGT
- a CDS encoding flavin monoamine oxidase family protein, whose translation is MTVSDVVVVGAGFAGLSAAHALVGAGLRTIVLEARDRVGGRVLTRVLPDGTQLDLGGQWVGPTQRHMQRLIAEYGLETYPTPEYGRPILDYGGTRPDRRPDEIVALLDRLDDLSRQIFPERPWDHPRAQEWDTLTLAAWLSTQNAPDTAVRYVGRVIAGGLLSCDAGEVSLLDTLFYVTSGGGTTALLDTVGGAQAYRVGSGAQRLAERLAADLPEGTIRLEEPVRRIVHSPTGAHVETDHGVHPARHVIVAIPPSLAGRIDYSPSLPAQRDALTQRMPAGYALKVHAIYAAPFWRDRGLSGLSTSDSGILTETVDNTPPGSPRAVLTAFAYGIDAHALRRHDPAQRRHLVLDRLAELFGEDARAPEDFIEFDWCDEPWTRGCFSAHPTLGTWTAYGPALRPPIGALHWAGTETASTWNGYFDGAVESGLRAAAEIAPDHRH